Proteins found in one Chitinispirillales bacterium genomic segment:
- a CDS encoding methyl-accepting chemotaxis protein: KDSVQKAKAGKEAMGRLHEAVIEIQNSGNETAKILKDIDEIAFQTNLLALNAAVEAARAGEAGKGFAVVAEEVRNLAQRSAESAKKTAQLIEGSQTSSSRGVGLAEETSEAIGKIAEVSNKIALIVDEITTAAEEQSRGVSQVNSAIGDMDQITQSNAAGSEELAASSQELNSQSLVMNGLMGDLVGVVSGEAAKAERLRRHNTMVIERQTRRIKRISSAKTLAAKPSRSQTLIPFDDDNNFGD, translated from the coding sequence AAGGACAGCGTTCAAAAGGCGAAAGCGGGTAAAGAAGCGATGGGACGTTTACACGAAGCGGTTATAGAAATTCAAAATTCCGGTAACGAAACGGCAAAAATTCTCAAAGATATTGACGAGATAGCTTTCCAAACGAATCTTTTGGCTCTTAACGCCGCCGTAGAAGCGGCAAGAGCGGGCGAAGCGGGTAAAGGGTTTGCGGTAGTTGCCGAAGAGGTGAGAAATCTCGCACAAAGAAGCGCCGAAAGCGCAAAGAAGACGGCGCAGCTTATCGAAGGTTCACAGACGAGTAGTTCCAGAGGAGTCGGTTTAGCCGAAGAAACGTCGGAAGCGATAGGAAAAATAGCGGAAGTGTCGAATAAAATCGCGCTTATAGTCGATGAGATAACGACCGCCGCCGAAGAGCAGTCGCGAGGCGTTTCACAGGTAAATTCGGCGATAGGGGATATGGATCAGATAACGCAATCGAACGCCGCCGGTTCTGAAGAGTTGGCCGCAAGTTCTCAGGAATTGAATTCTCAATCGCTTGTAATGAACGGTTTGATGGGTGATTTGGTCGGAGTGGTGAGCGGCGAAGCGGCGAAAGCCGAAAGATTGAGACGTCATAACACGATGGTAATTGAGAGACAAACGCGGCGTATAAAGAGAATATCGTCCGCTAAGACTTTAGCGGCAAAACCGTCACGCTCACAAACGCTTATTCCGTTTGACGACGATAATAATTTTGGAGATTAA
- the folE gene encoding GTP cyclohydrolase I FolE — translation MLQEIRTILEKIGENPDREGLLDTPKRVEKALEHILGGYKINPLEILEKAVFSENADEMIIVKNIEIYSMCEHHLLPFFGKCHIGYIPQGKIYGVSKLARVADAFARRLQVQERLTQQIAEAIMKPVNADGVGVIIEAKHMCMMMRGVEKQDSVMTTSSMLGSFRSDPKTREEFLNLVSAK, via the coding sequence ATGCTGCAGGAAATAAGGACGATATTGGAAAAAATCGGCGAAAATCCCGACCGAGAAGGACTTTTGGATACCCCGAAACGCGTTGAAAAAGCGCTTGAACATATTTTAGGCGGCTACAAAATAAATCCGTTGGAAATACTTGAAAAAGCGGTTTTCTCAGAAAACGCAGATGAAATGATAATCGTAAAAAATATTGAAATTTATTCTATGTGTGAGCATCATTTACTGCCTTTTTTCGGGAAATGCCATATCGGATATATTCCGCAGGGCAAAATTTACGGAGTGAGCAAATTGGCGCGTGTCGCTGACGCTTTTGCCAGACGCTTACAGGTTCAGGAGCGGCTTACCCAGCAGATTGCCGAAGCGATTATGAAGCCGGTCAATGCCGACGGCGTGGGGGTAATTATTGAGGCGAAACATATGTGCATGATGATGCGCGGCGTAGAAAAACAAGACAGCGTTATGACAACGAGCTCAATGCTTGGAAGTTTTAGAAGCGATCCGAAAACCCGTGAAGAATTTCTAAATTTGGTATCTGCAAAATGA
- a CDS encoding SlyX family protein gives MTDDRIIAIETRIAFYEKTVEELSAIVYKQQKEIEFLRLELNDLKNFAASQNFVLKDIKDETLPPHY, from the coding sequence ATGACCGACGACAGAATTATAGCCATTGAAACGCGGATTGCGTTTTACGAGAAAACAGTTGAAGAATTGAGTGCAATCGTTTATAAACAGCAAAAAGAAATAGAGTTTTTACGATTAGAATTAAATGATCTTAAAAATTTTGCGGCGTCTCAAAATTTTGTTTTGAAAGATATTAAAGACGAAACTTTGCCGCCGCATTACTGA
- a CDS encoding tautomerase family protein has product MPHIVIKTISGPSKAQIKEAAQQISAVVNKTMGKPEKYISVSVEEYSFGEWESVYNEFVKDKDNVVVKPGYTDPKTFS; this is encoded by the coding sequence ATGCCGCACATCGTGATTAAAACAATAAGCGGTCCGTCGAAAGCGCAGATTAAGGAAGCGGCGCAGCAAATCAGCGCCGTTGTGAATAAAACTATGGGTAAGCCGGAAAAGTACATATCCGTATCGGTGGAGGAATATTCTTTCGGCGAATGGGAAAGCGTTTACAACGAGTTCGTTAAGGACAAAGATAACGTTGTCGTCAAACCGGGTTATACCGACCCGAAAACTTTTTCGTAA
- a CDS encoding MlaD family protein codes for MSITASQRFRLGVFVIIAVTVIFVLLIISIGIKFSEKTVNYYSEFSGESLSGLTKGMDVKFRGIPVGKVSAINYNPKDLSKVKVEFEVEKKFPMKEDMFVETGLSGITGLKYIEIMGGTNESAVLPPNSLIASRPSLMGTIAERAETILENIEELLKNLNTVVNRDSLADLFLTFRNMREFTDNINSVGGNLILRVDSITIALNNMSRNIDMVVSDFSENGRLPNIMANIDSTIISLRNLSQNFGLTFMQSREDLGSTLEDLRQTMENVNELSAMLLDNPSLLLYGNHQKKRKTK; via the coding sequence ATGAGTATAACCGCATCGCAAAGATTTCGCCTGGGGGTTTTTGTCATTATTGCAGTAACTGTAATATTTGTCCTTTTAATTATCAGTATAGGCATAAAATTTTCAGAAAAAACAGTAAACTATTATTCGGAATTTTCCGGCGAATCGCTTTCGGGATTGACAAAAGGAATGGACGTAAAATTTCGCGGAATACCCGTAGGTAAAGTTTCTGCAATAAATTACAATCCGAAAGATTTAAGCAAAGTTAAAGTGGAATTTGAAGTTGAGAAAAAATTCCCGATGAAAGAGGACATGTTTGTAGAAACAGGATTAAGCGGGATTACCGGATTGAAGTATATTGAGATTATGGGCGGGACGAATGAATCCGCTGTTTTGCCGCCGAATTCTCTTATTGCGTCTCGTCCGTCATTGATGGGAACTATCGCCGAAAGGGCAGAAACGATTCTTGAAAACATAGAAGAACTCCTTAAAAATTTAAATACCGTAGTCAATAGAGATTCACTTGCGGATTTATTTTTGACTTTTAGAAATATGAGAGAATTTACAGACAATATAAATAGCGTCGGCGGAAATTTGATTCTACGGGTGGATTCAATAACTATAGCGCTAAATAATATGTCTAGAAATATTGATATGGTTGTCAGCGATTTTTCCGAAAACGGACGGTTGCCGAATATTATGGCGAATATTGATTCGACAATTATTTCTTTGCGTAATTTATCCCAAAATTTCGGATTAACTTTTATGCAAAGCCGTGAGGATTTAGGTTCTACGCTTGAAGATTTACGGCAAACAATGGAAAACGTAAACGAACTTTCGGCTATGCTGTTAGACAATCCGTCGCTTTTGTTATATGGGAATCATCAAAAGAAAAGGAAAACGAAGTGA
- a CDS encoding ABC-type transport auxiliary lipoprotein family protein: MKKIIIIAVIAISLIFMFSCARPLAKQYYLLNYTYDNLQNRKSETPYGKIIRLRPFGIEKVYAKPGIVYRESPYKLNYYNDHLWAVRPVDMISDLIFNHIERVNLVKTVVRRLDETVAPDYELSGTILAIEEYDSDELWYAHLKISVVLTDFNARTTVYSRIFDQTRKVETHNPISVVKTLSEIMDYTASMLMIDLDNFFYEQTKNKNDDD, encoded by the coding sequence GTGAAGAAAATTATAATTATTGCGGTAATTGCAATTTCTCTGATTTTTATGTTTAGTTGTGCAAGACCGCTTGCAAAACAATATTATTTGTTGAATTACACTTATGATAACTTGCAAAATCGCAAATCCGAAACTCCTTACGGAAAGATAATACGACTGCGTCCTTTCGGTATTGAGAAAGTATATGCGAAGCCGGGAATCGTATATCGTGAAAGTCCTTACAAATTAAATTATTATAACGACCATTTATGGGCTGTTCGTCCTGTTGACATGATAAGCGATTTGATATTCAACCATATTGAAAGGGTAAATTTAGTAAAAACCGTAGTGCGCCGTCTTGACGAAACGGTAGCGCCGGACTATGAACTTTCAGGAACGATTTTAGCTATTGAAGAATACGATAGCGACGAACTTTGGTATGCACATCTGAAAATTTCTGTAGTTTTGACCGATTTTAACGCGAGAACGACAGTTTATAGCAGAATTTTTGACCAGACTAGAAAAGTTGAGACGCATAATCCGATTTCTGTAGTAAAAACACTTTCCGAAATTATGGACTACACCGCTTCCATGCTTATGATAGACTTGGACAATTTCTTTTACGAACAGACAAAAAACAAAAACGATGATGATTAA
- a CDS encoding trp operon repressor: MTPKTLVQVLCKIDDEQKMQSFLREILTEAEYRDILGRWELMLRLKNGQTHRKIAADLQMSLCKITRGNRILKNESSVTNNLLEGEKCPKKVKL, encoded by the coding sequence ATGACTCCGAAAACATTGGTTCAAGTGTTATGTAAAATTGACGACGAACAGAAAATGCAGTCGTTTTTGAGGGAAATTTTAACAGAAGCGGAATATAGAGATATTTTGGGGAGATGGGAATTAATGCTTCGGCTAAAAAATGGGCAGACGCACAGAAAAATCGCCGCTGATTTACAGATGAGTTTATGTAAAATTACGCGTGGAAATAGAATTTTGAAAAACGAAAGTTCCGTTACGAATAATTTGCTGGAAGGGGAAAAATGTCCAAAAAAGGTAAAGTTGTAA
- the gmk gene encoding guanylate kinase, with protein MSKKGKVVIFSAASGAGKTTILNEIRKKMPQLVYSISATTREPRGNEKNGVDYFFMNKKDFIVQKDDNGFVEWAQVHGNYYGTPRDFIDKNLNENKIVVMDIDVQGKILLDKQYPENIIGIFIEAPSFEELETRLRKRASDTEECIKIRLKNAEKEKEIAVSQGKYNYFIVNENLDETVDKVFTILLSISKI; from the coding sequence ATGTCCAAAAAAGGTAAAGTTGTAATTTTTTCAGCGGCAAGCGGCGCGGGTAAAACTACGATTTTGAATGAAATTAGAAAAAAAATGCCGCAACTTGTCTATTCAATTTCGGCAACTACCAGAGAACCGCGAGGAAACGAGAAAAACGGAGTAGATTATTTTTTTATGAATAAAAAAGATTTTATCGTTCAAAAAGACGATAACGGATTTGTTGAATGGGCGCAAGTACATGGAAATTATTACGGAACGCCGCGTGATTTTATTGATAAAAATTTGAATGAAAATAAAATTGTGGTTATGGATATCGATGTGCAAGGTAAAATTCTTTTGGATAAACAATATCCCGAAAATATAATCGGAATATTTATTGAGGCGCCGTCTTTTGAGGAACTAGAAACAAGATTACGCAAAAGAGCGAGCGACACAGAAGAATGTATAAAGATTCGTTTAAAAAACGCAGAAAAAGAAAAAGAAATTGCAGTTTCGCAAGGGAAATATAATTATTTTATAGTTAACGAAAATCTTGACGAAACCGTAGATAAAGTTTTTACAATTTTGTTGTCTATAAGTAAAATATAA
- a CDS encoding serine/threonine protein kinase, translating into MFGSEVPKRIANFEIIREIGRGGMGMVYLAKQVPIGREIAMKILPAQGDNSSEEYKEAMGRFKSEAMTVSKLEHENIVRLYDYGFAKGMHYLAMQYINGYSLYDIIQKRKPLPIETVIEYAKQICRGLNYADQKGVIHRDIKPQNILVSKEDGKCRIVDFGIAKFKRDGRRTMVGIAIGTPEYMSPEQAEGKNLDHQTDVYSLGILIYEMCTGNPPFYGGDPVGIAYRQVNEQPKNPSKLRHDIPVRLELIILKAIKKNKNERYRNTGEILKDLDTVISEGKDSIFDDYEIKASAKYSFRNDVLGGGYDSMSDVYDRNGDNGNVRGFVGNNQTTILIWMIALVSSLFGAIVILLVILLQQVR; encoded by the coding sequence GTGTTTGGTAGCGAAGTTCCGAAAAGAATTGCAAATTTTGAGATAATACGTGAAATCGGCCGCGGCGGGATGGGAATGGTTTATCTTGCCAAGCAAGTGCCTATCGGTCGAGAAATCGCGATGAAAATTCTTCCGGCGCAAGGCGACAATAGTTCGGAAGAATATAAAGAAGCGATGGGGCGTTTCAAATCGGAAGCGATGACCGTTTCTAAGCTAGAACACGAAAACATAGTTAGGCTTTATGATTACGGTTTTGCAAAAGGTATGCATTATTTGGCTATGCAATATATTAACGGATACTCGCTTTATGATATTATCCAAAAACGAAAACCGCTGCCGATTGAAACCGTAATCGAATACGCGAAACAAATTTGCCGCGGACTTAATTATGCCGACCAAAAAGGAGTGATTCATAGAGACATAAAGCCGCAGAATATTTTAGTTTCCAAAGAAGACGGTAAGTGCCGTATTGTAGATTTTGGGATAGCAAAATTTAAAAGAGACGGACGCAGAACGATGGTAGGAATAGCTATCGGGACTCCAGAATACATGTCCCCAGAGCAGGCTGAAGGGAAAAATCTTGACCATCAAACCGATGTGTATTCTTTAGGGATATTGATTTACGAAATGTGTACGGGAAATCCGCCGTTTTATGGAGGAGATCCGGTAGGCATTGCATATCGTCAGGTTAATGAGCAGCCCAAAAACCCTTCAAAACTGCGCCATGACATTCCGGTGCGTTTGGAACTGATTATATTAAAGGCGATTAAAAAAAACAAAAACGAAAGATATAGAAATACCGGTGAAATCTTAAAAGACCTTGATACTGTGATATCCGAAGGTAAAGACAGTATTTTTGATGATTACGAAATTAAGGCGTCTGCGAAATATTCTTTCAGAAATGATGTTTTGGGCGGCGGCTATGATTCAATGTCGGATGTTTATGACAGAAACGGCGACAATGGGAATGTTCGCGGGTTTGTCGGTAATAACCAAACGACGATTCTAATTTGGATGATCGCTTTAGTATCCTCGTTGTTTGGAGCGATTGTTATTCTTTTAGTTATTTTACTGCAGCAAGTAAGATAA
- a CDS encoding type II secretion system GspH family protein yields the protein MRKNGFTLVELMIVVVVIGVLASFAMPKFQRAADKIKAAEAPQTLNAIVGGEESYRIVNGRYLELTSDGSPADSANWAKIGLKVPDSKYFKYTVGDISHTPPIDETDPLDMGTLKFTAKATLIRSLTTAKIDETITVNQSGDKNASSEELRLLVPSYVDKK from the coding sequence ATGAGAAAAAATGGGTTTACGCTTGTAGAGCTTATGATTGTCGTTGTCGTCATAGGGGTTTTGGCGAGTTTCGCAATGCCTAAATTTCAGCGCGCCGCCGACAAAATAAAAGCGGCGGAAGCGCCGCAAACACTTAACGCCATTGTCGGAGGCGAGGAATCGTATAGAATTGTGAACGGAAGGTACTTGGAATTAACATCCGACGGGTCGCCCGCCGATTCAGCAAACTGGGCGAAAATCGGACTGAAAGTTCCGGATTCAAAGTATTTCAAATACACGGTCGGCGATATTTCGCATACTCCGCCCATCGATGAAACCGATCCGCTTGATATGGGTACGCTGAAATTTACTGCAAAAGCAACGCTTATTCGCTCGTTAACTACAGCAAAAATTGACGAAACCATAACCGTAAATCAGTCGGGCGACAAAAACGCGTCAAGCGAAGAACTGAGATTGCTTGTTCCGTCATACGTAGATAAGAAATGA
- the trxA gene encoding thioredoxin, with protein MQEVNDENFQSEVIDSKVPVLVDFWAQWCGPCRMLGPIMDEIADLAQGKFKIVKVNVDESPISAEKYGISAVPTTILFENGNVTQTKTGLLPKNEYLKILGL; from the coding sequence GTGCAAGAAGTTAATGATGAGAATTTTCAGAGCGAGGTTATCGATTCAAAAGTTCCCGTTTTGGTTGATTTTTGGGCGCAGTGGTGCGGTCCATGCAGAATGCTGGGACCAATTATGGACGAGATTGCCGATTTGGCTCAAGGTAAATTTAAAATTGTGAAAGTTAATGTAGATGAAAGTCCGATATCCGCAGAGAAATACGGTATATCGGCGGTACCGACGACTATTCTGTTTGAGAACGGAAACGTGACACAGACAAAAACGGGATTACTCCCGAAAAACGAATATCTGAAAATTTTGGGTTTGTAA
- the metK gene encoding methionine adenosyltransferase: protein MAIFFTSESVSQGHPDKVADQISDAILDAHLAQDPNARVACETLVTTGITIVSGEVTSRAVINVTDIVRNTIKEIGYTDPNIGFDYKNSAVLNQIGTQSPDISQGVTEGQGLHKEQGAGDQGIMFGYATNETKELMPLSIHLAHRLIEKVTELRENGTLAWLRPDSKSQVTVEYENDYHTIKRIEAVVISTQHTNDVSHSTIEKEMIEKVIKVIIPEKYLDENTKYHVNPTGRFVVGGPHGDTGLTGRKIIVDSYGGHGAHGGGAFSGKDPSKVDRSAAYAGRWVAKNIIAAGLAQKVKIQLAYAIGVAQPISINVDTYGTAINTDDRKIEAAIRKVFDLTPAGIIKALDLKRPIYRETARNGHFGRELPQFTWEKTDKVEELKKAIG, encoded by the coding sequence ATGGCGATTTTTTTTACATCGGAAAGTGTTTCACAAGGACATCCCGACAAAGTTGCCGATCAAATTTCGGACGCGATTCTTGATGCGCATCTCGCTCAAGATCCAAACGCGCGCGTGGCGTGCGAGACGCTTGTAACTACTGGAATTACCATAGTAAGCGGAGAAGTTACTTCAAGAGCGGTAATTAATGTTACCGATATAGTTCGTAATACTATTAAAGAAATCGGATATACCGACCCAAATATCGGTTTTGATTATAAGAACAGCGCGGTATTGAATCAAATAGGAACGCAGTCGCCTGATATTTCACAAGGCGTTACCGAAGGTCAGGGTTTACACAAGGAGCAGGGAGCGGGCGACCAAGGGATTATGTTTGGTTATGCGACGAATGAGACGAAAGAACTTATGCCTCTATCGATACATTTAGCGCATCGATTGATTGAGAAAGTTACGGAACTTCGCGAAAACGGTACGCTTGCCTGGCTTCGTCCGGATTCAAAATCTCAGGTTACGGTAGAGTATGAAAACGATTATCACACAATTAAGAGAATTGAAGCGGTCGTAATTTCTACGCAGCATACAAATGACGTATCGCACAGCACAATCGAAAAAGAGATGATAGAAAAGGTAATTAAAGTAATTATTCCCGAAAAATATTTAGACGAAAACACGAAATATCACGTTAATCCTACGGGAAGATTTGTTGTCGGCGGACCGCACGGCGATACCGGACTTACAGGAAGAAAAATCATCGTGGATTCTTACGGCGGACACGGTGCGCACGGCGGCGGCGCATTCAGTGGAAAAGACCCGTCCAAGGTGGACAGATCCGCTGCATACGCGGGGCGTTGGGTGGCAAAAAATATCATTGCCGCCGGATTGGCGCAAAAAGTTAAGATTCAGTTGGCGTATGCGATAGGCGTTGCGCAGCCCATTTCAATTAACGTCGATACTTACGGAACTGCGATAAATACCGATGACAGGAAAATCGAAGCGGCTATAAGAAAAGTTTTTGATTTGACGCCTGCCGGAATAATTAAAGCGCTTGATTTAAAACGTCCGATATATCGTGAAACCGCAAGAAACGGACATTTTGGTCGTGAACTTCCACAGTTTACCTGGGAAAAAACCGACAAAGTCGAAGAATTAAAAAAGGCGATAGGTTAA
- the murA gene encoding UDP-N-acetylglucosamine 1-carboxyvinyltransferase, whose translation MGVFVVEGKRRLAGEITVSGNKNEALPLIAATLLIGDKCTLNNIPDIADVREMCNIAETLGAKVELKNNTLTIDSKNITSGNMPLSIARKLRGSILFASSLLVRFGEAVFPSPGGDKIGRRRIDTHLIVFEKLGARIVPQREITDNGDEITTYYITAPKSGLIGTEIYLDEASVTATENAIIAASGANGQTTIINAASEPHCQGLCNFLVSSGVKIKGIGSNALKIFGKKEFNAPKHTIGCDYIEAGSFISLAACTNSDIILRNVDTDVMKMTIHQFSRLGIDVSANKDGNFLHIPDNQRLEIKADVGNCVPRIEDAPWPGFPADLTSIMLTTATQAKGSCLIHEKMFESRLFFVDRLQSMGAQIILCDPHRAVIIGPSTLSGAQISSPDIRAGMALLIAAMSAKGTSRIHNIDQIDRGYEKIDIRLNAIGANILRE comes from the coding sequence ATGGGCGTATTTGTTGTTGAAGGAAAACGACGGCTGGCGGGCGAAATAACCGTCTCGGGAAACAAAAACGAGGCGCTTCCGCTCATTGCCGCGACATTGCTTATAGGCGATAAATGTACGTTGAACAATATTCCCGATATTGCCGACGTGCGTGAAATGTGTAACATAGCCGAAACTTTGGGTGCGAAAGTCGAATTGAAAAACAATACCCTTACCATCGACTCAAAGAACATAACAAGCGGGAATATGCCTCTTTCTATCGCACGCAAACTTCGAGGCTCAATTTTGTTTGCTTCATCGCTTTTGGTGCGTTTCGGCGAAGCGGTGTTTCCAAGTCCCGGCGGGGACAAAATAGGACGAAGAAGGATTGACACTCACCTTATCGTATTTGAAAAGCTGGGCGCAAGAATCGTGCCGCAACGCGAAATAACGGACAACGGCGACGAAATAACGACTTATTATATAACCGCTCCGAAAAGCGGTCTTATCGGGACGGAAATTTATCTTGACGAAGCGTCCGTGACCGCTACAGAAAACGCCATAATCGCCGCATCGGGAGCAAACGGACAAACTACGATAATAAACGCCGCAAGCGAGCCGCATTGTCAAGGTTTATGCAATTTCCTGGTCTCTTCCGGCGTAAAAATTAAAGGAATCGGCAGTAACGCGCTCAAAATTTTCGGGAAAAAGGAATTTAATGCGCCAAAACATACCATTGGCTGCGATTACATAGAAGCGGGTTCGTTTATTTCACTTGCCGCCTGTACAAATTCGGACATAATTTTACGAAACGTGGATACTGACGTTATGAAAATGACAATTCATCAGTTTTCACGGCTTGGGATTGACGTTTCGGCGAATAAAGACGGAAATTTTTTACACATTCCCGACAATCAGCGATTGGAAATTAAAGCGGACGTAGGCAATTGTGTTCCACGTATAGAAGACGCGCCGTGGCCCGGATTTCCCGCCGACTTGACTTCGATTATGCTTACGACGGCGACACAAGCAAAAGGTTCGTGCCTGATTCATGAAAAAATGTTTGAAAGCAGATTGTTCTTTGTTGACCGTTTACAAAGTATGGGAGCGCAAATCATTTTATGCGATCCGCACAGGGCGGTGATAATAGGCCCGTCCACTCTTTCCGGCGCGCAAATTTCTTCGCCGGATATTCGCGCCGGAATGGCGCTTTTGATCGCCGCTATGAGCGCGAAAGGGACAAGCAGAATCCATAACATTGATCAAATAGACCGAGGATATGAAAAGATAGATATTCGACTAAACGCCATCGGAGCGAATATTTTGAGGGAATAA